In Coleofasciculus sp. FACHB-1120, the following are encoded in one genomic region:
- a CDS encoding MAPEG family protein encodes MQMLNEMTVPLWGLVTFIVWTIAVVVLLLAVRIRHLAAGGSPKDFGVINDDSLMWRLFRVQANLIENLPLYLGVVFLLIVREVSGGIVDLLVSVYITFRLLHSIVHIGGADPRLRVFSLAIQFSCLISLIVLAILMS; translated from the coding sequence ATGCAAATGTTAAATGAGATGACTGTTCCGCTTTGGGGATTAGTAACTTTTATAGTTTGGACGATCGCAGTTGTTGTTCTCTTACTTGCTGTGAGAATTCGGCACTTAGCGGCAGGAGGTAGCCCCAAAGATTTCGGGGTGATCAATGATGACAGCTTGATGTGGCGGTTATTTCGAGTCCAGGCTAACCTGATCGAAAATCTGCCTCTGTATTTAGGAGTCGTTTTTCTTTTGATAGTACGAGAGGTTTCCGGAGGTATCGTCGATCTGCTGGTCAGCGTTTATATCACGTTCCGACTTTTGCACTCCATCGTTCACATTGGGGGTGCCGATCCAAGGTTACGGGTATTTAGCTTGGCGATTCAATTCAGTTGTTTGATTAGTCTGATCGTTCTGGCAATCTTGATGTCGTAA
- a CDS encoding SDR family oxidoreductase, with product MSRLDGKVALITGGTSGIGFATAQLFVQEGAKVAIMGQNQERLEQASKTLGAEVLAIRAEARSGTDLDRAFTQIKQRWGKLDILFVNAGIAKFSPLLDVDEAFINETMDINFKGALFTVQKAVPLMPENSSIVFNTSINNQMGMPYSGIYAASKAALRSLVRVLAAELLERSIRVNAVSPGPVKTSIISKTGISQEQLEQVTTKLQQSVPLKRFGQPEEIALAVLFLASDEASFVLGEELVIDGGWTGLVAGWD from the coding sequence ATGTCTCGACTGGATGGAAAAGTTGCTCTTATTACAGGCGGTACCAGTGGAATTGGGTTTGCAACAGCTCAACTTTTTGTGCAAGAAGGAGCTAAGGTTGCAATCATGGGTCAAAATCAAGAGCGGCTAGAGCAAGCTTCTAAAACTCTCGGTGCAGAGGTTTTAGCAATTCGGGCAGAAGCGAGATCGGGCACTGATTTAGACAGGGCATTTACTCAAATTAAACAACGATGGGGCAAGCTTGACATTTTGTTCGTCAACGCCGGGATTGCTAAATTCAGCCCATTACTCGATGTGGATGAGGCGTTTATCAACGAAACGATGGACATTAACTTCAAAGGAGCATTGTTTACGGTGCAGAAAGCTGTTCCTTTGATGCCAGAAAACAGCAGCATCGTCTTCAACACGTCGATCAACAATCAGATGGGTATGCCCTATTCAGGCATTTATGCTGCCTCCAAAGCAGCGCTACGCTCTCTAGTTCGCGTGTTAGCTGCCGAACTGCTTGAACGCAGCATTCGAGTCAATGCAGTGAGTCCAGGTCCAGTGAAAACCTCCATTATCAGCAAAACCGGAATTTCTCAAGAACAGTTGGAGCAAGTGACCACAAAACTTCAGCAGTCAGTTCCTCTAAAACGTTTTGGACAGCCAGAAGAGATTGCTCTAGCAGTGCTATTTTTAGCCAGCGATGAGGCATCGTTTGTGCTGGGAGAAGAACTGGTCATAGATGGGGGTTGGACTGGATTGGTTGCTGGTTGGGATTAG
- a CDS encoding lecithin--cholesterol acyltransferase, whose product MSAIDFKDMIVLLPGIMGSTLQKNGQDVWAISGKSFWNSLNSPESLLLKNDEPSVDNLGDRITATSVMQDFYLVPGLAKVIDGYTKLRELLLNGKFRIYPASPHNQDLINYYEFPYDWRRDNRVSAKKLKAFIDDKLQKWREQSGYEDAQVILLAHSMGGLVSRYYLEVLGGWRDCKALFTFGTPYRGSVNAISSLVEGYKKAFVDFTHVLRSFTSVYQLLPVYPMLQTSDGYSRLAEVDFLPGLDLSRVIAARKFHEEIRTSAEANRKDKDWEKHGYVLVPFVGTGQLTYQSATFKDGKLQVTNIPPAGIPDYLANGDDTVPRVSAIPLEMSNMGYYNTFIPEHHGALQANKAVLEQIYERLLQMQFDSSNIRGPEQVPTEKEPVALRLEIDDFYLPNEPVEIRADLINAEESSEKLVARINSKTSNSEPIEVSLQENGSHWKATLENLAPGTYEIELRTEMGVKANSVRDVFEVSA is encoded by the coding sequence ATGTCAGCAATTGATTTTAAAGATATGATTGTTTTACTGCCCGGAATTATGGGCAGCACCCTCCAAAAAAACGGGCAGGATGTCTGGGCAATTTCAGGCAAATCATTCTGGAATTCACTGAATTCACCGGAATCTCTGCTCCTGAAAAACGACGAGCCAAGCGTTGATAATTTAGGCGATCGCATTACCGCAACCTCTGTCATGCAAGATTTCTATCTTGTACCCGGACTCGCCAAAGTCATCGACGGTTATACAAAGTTAAGAGAGCTTCTCCTCAACGGTAAGTTCAGAATTTACCCAGCATCTCCCCATAACCAAGACTTAATCAACTATTACGAATTTCCCTACGACTGGCGGCGAGATAACCGCGTTTCTGCAAAAAAACTCAAAGCATTTATCGACGATAAACTGCAAAAGTGGCGAGAACAATCTGGCTATGAAGATGCACAAGTTATCCTGCTCGCTCATAGCATGGGGGGTTTAGTCAGCCGCTACTATCTCGAAGTCTTGGGAGGATGGCGAGATTGCAAAGCACTGTTTACCTTTGGTACGCCATACCGAGGTTCGGTAAATGCAATTTCATCCCTTGTCGAGGGCTACAAAAAAGCTTTCGTTGATTTTACCCACGTCTTGCGCTCTTTCACCTCAGTTTATCAACTACTACCCGTCTACCCCATGTTGCAAACTTCAGATGGGTATTCTCGGCTAGCAGAAGTTGATTTTCTCCCCGGCTTGGATTTATCTCGTGTAATAGCAGCCCGAAAATTTCACGAAGAAATTCGCACTTCAGCCGAAGCAAATCGCAAAGATAAGGATTGGGAAAAGCACGGATACGTCCTTGTTCCCTTTGTGGGTACGGGTCAGCTAACCTACCAGTCAGCGACTTTCAAAGATGGCAAACTTCAAGTCACTAACATTCCTCCGGCCGGTATTCCAGATTATCTAGCTAATGGGGATGACACCGTTCCCCGTGTGTCGGCAATTCCTCTAGAAATGTCCAACATGGGTTACTACAACACCTTTATCCCAGAACATCACGGTGCTTTGCAAGCCAACAAAGCGGTACTGGAACAAATTTATGAGCGACTGTTGCAAATGCAATTCGATTCGTCAAATATTAGAGGCCCGGAACAAGTTCCAACAGAGAAAGAACCTGTTGCTTTGAGATTAGAAATTGACGATTTTTATTTACCCAACGAACCTGTTGAGATTCGTGCTGATTTAATCAACGCAGAGGAATCAAGCGAGAAATTAGTGGCTCGAATCAACTCTAAAACTTCAAACAGCGAACCCATAGAGGTCAGTTTGCAAGAAAACGGCTCTCATTGGAAAGCGACTTTAGAAAATCTTGCTCCCGGAACCTATGAAATCGAACTCAGAACCGAGATGGGAGTGAAAGCTAATTCCGTTCGAGATGTGTTTGAAGTTTCTGCCTAG
- a CDS encoding XisH family protein yields MARRDIYHDTVKRALEKDGWTITHDPFPLQIGKKRLSADLGAERLISAEKGLQKIVVEVKSFVGQSDVKDLEQALGQYVLYRQILNEMGIERILYLAVSSPTFNSVFTIELGQVLLKNQIIRLIVFDDESEAIAQWIPD; encoded by the coding sequence ATGGCAAGGCGAGACATCTACCACGATACAGTTAAGCGTGCTTTAGAAAAGGATGGCTGGACAATTACCCACGATCCATTTCCATTGCAAATAGGCAAGAAGCGCTTATCTGCTGACCTCGGTGCAGAACGTCTCATTAGTGCCGAAAAAGGACTCCAAAAAATTGTTGTTGAAGTCAAGAGTTTTGTGGGACAGTCTGATGTCAAGGATTTGGAGCAAGCTTTGGGGCAGTATGTCCTTTATCGCCAAATCCTTAACGAAATGGGTATAGAGCGAATTCTCTATCTTGCCGTTTCTAGTCCTACCTTCAACAGCGTATTTACCATAGAATTAGGACAAGTTCTGCTAAAGAACCAAATTATTAGGTTAATTGTCTTTGATGATGAAAGTGAGGCGATCGCGCAATGGATACCCGATTGA
- a CDS encoding DUF2997 domain-containing protein: MDKVFGSRILERIPVNWAEYQKIEYRMDKDGKNTKTVVDASGSSCTSTTSDIEKALGAGQTYLISKNKSMDIIFEN, from the coding sequence GTGGATAAGGTATTTGGCTCTAGAATTTTAGAACGGATTCCCGTTAATTGGGCTGAGTATCAAAAAATTGAGTATCGCATGGACAAAGATGGCAAAAATACGAAAACAGTTGTTGATGCTTCTGGCTCTAGCTGCACTAGCACTACCTCAGACATTGAAAAAGCTCTGGGAGCAGGGCAAACGTATCTAATTTCTAAAAATAAGTCAATGGATATTATTTTTGAAAATTAG
- a CDS encoding caspase family protein, which produces MSEPNSYALLIGINCYLPHRLSDGTYYDNLQGAVNDINAVEAFLKTRLNVPENHIWKLTASNPNPVLKQPVEPPEQWPTYENIVTKFKALTATAQPGDRVYIQYSGHGGRSKTAYPDIKGEEGIDESLIPVDIGQLDDSGQAINCYLRDIELAFLLKQMVDKNIITTVVFDSCHSGGATRGDAKIRGNDVIDKTPQVTESLVASPEELIENWHSLQLKIRGNSSLHFGSLIEARDYVFLAACSPSEKAFEDAFNRGNSKQKHGALTYWLLDSLEQGYAGLTYTDLYNRIRAKIQSQFPQQTPMLLGEADRLVFESDRTTIHHSLSIQKVDLAKNQITINAGIATGIRKGARFAIYPIGTRDFTQTDSRLAIVEVVEYDATVASCKIEPIEGKREVSLGDPAVLLSAPAQLIRRVCLFYQQKATPEEIGLSQFPANKLLPEIYTKQTQAMESLKPALHVFGQGWLELAQLNFDETANSETDDEEFGYFVGLNNREEYEICDAAGVPYPNIHPLIKFDEPRATEKVVRRLVHLSKYRAVQELYNSASPLIEKFQVKWLGKLDDYAEGIDPPPTQLKKFQPLDDPLNPTLSEGEWIFLEIINGYSNPLKVAILDLQSNWAIEQSWPKPDKEMFVEISPGIAHREVIPFPVTLPEGYEKGTDIIKVFATLGEAELRGLALPPLDRPIVPPPGFRGYRGSDPLSLLADAIAQEKPQDRRLNAAYAYREWVVKQFTVTVKKA; this is translated from the coding sequence ATGTCAGAACCAAATTCATACGCTTTATTAATTGGTATCAATTGCTATTTACCCCATCGTTTATCTGACGGCACTTACTACGATAACCTACAAGGCGCGGTCAATGATATCAACGCTGTTGAAGCCTTTCTCAAAACAAGATTGAACGTACCTGAGAATCACATTTGGAAGTTGACCGCCTCCAATCCCAATCCGGTTTTGAAACAACCTGTAGAACCGCCCGAACAGTGGCCAACTTACGAAAATATCGTTACAAAATTTAAAGCGTTGACAGCAACAGCGCAACCAGGCGATCGCGTTTACATCCAATACTCTGGTCACGGGGGCCGATCCAAAACGGCTTATCCTGACATTAAAGGTGAAGAGGGCATAGACGAGTCTTTAATTCCAGTTGATATTGGGCAGTTAGATGATTCTGGACAAGCTATAAATTGCTATCTGCGCGATATAGAATTAGCTTTTCTGTTAAAGCAAATGGTCGATAAAAACATAATTACTACCGTTGTTTTTGACAGTTGCCATTCTGGAGGAGCTACTCGCGGCGATGCCAAAATTCGAGGAAACGATGTTATTGACAAGACCCCACAGGTAACAGAAAGCCTAGTTGCTTCTCCAGAAGAACTGATAGAAAATTGGCATTCTTTACAGTTAAAAATTCGTGGAAACTCTAGCTTACATTTTGGTAGCTTAATTGAAGCTAGAGATTACGTTTTTTTAGCGGCTTGTTCTCCGAGTGAAAAGGCTTTTGAAGACGCTTTTAATCGAGGTAATTCTAAGCAAAAGCATGGCGCTCTCACTTACTGGCTTCTTGATTCTCTCGAACAGGGCTATGCAGGACTGACTTATACAGACCTTTACAATCGCATCCGAGCTAAAATCCAAAGTCAATTTCCGCAGCAAACACCGATGCTGCTGGGTGAAGCTGACCGTTTAGTTTTTGAGAGCGATCGCACTACTATACACCATTCATTATCGATTCAAAAGGTTGATTTGGCGAAAAATCAAATCACAATTAACGCAGGCATCGCAACTGGAATTCGCAAAGGAGCGAGATTTGCTATCTATCCAATCGGTACGAGAGATTTTACTCAAACTGATTCTCGGCTAGCGATCGTAGAAGTAGTTGAATATGATGCAACGGTAGCTAGCTGCAAAATTGAACCCATAGAAGGTAAAAGAGAAGTTTCACTAGGCGATCCAGCCGTGCTGTTGTCAGCACCAGCGCAATTAATTCGGAGAGTTTGCTTGTTTTATCAACAGAAAGCTACTCCAGAGGAGATAGGTTTGAGCCAATTTCCCGCTAATAAACTTCTTCCTGAAATTTATACTAAACAAACCCAAGCAATGGAGTCTCTCAAGCCAGCTTTACACGTTTTTGGACAAGGCTGGTTAGAGTTAGCCCAATTAAATTTTGATGAAACTGCAAACTCTGAAACAGATGATGAAGAGTTCGGCTATTTTGTCGGATTGAATAATCGAGAAGAATACGAAATTTGCGATGCAGCCGGAGTTCCTTATCCCAATATTCACCCGCTCATAAAGTTTGACGAGCCAAGAGCCACTGAGAAGGTAGTTCGGCGGTTAGTACATTTATCTAAATACCGAGCCGTTCAGGAACTTTACAACTCAGCTTCGCCGTTAATTGAGAAGTTCCAAGTTAAGTGGTTGGGGAAGCTGGATGATTATGCAGAAGGAATCGATCCGCCACCCACTCAGTTGAAAAAATTTCAGCCTCTTGACGATCCACTGAATCCGACTCTTAGTGAAGGCGAATGGATTTTTTTGGAAATTATCAATGGGTATTCCAATCCTCTCAAAGTTGCTATCCTTGACTTGCAATCCAATTGGGCGATTGAGCAAAGTTGGCCTAAGCCTGATAAAGAGATGTTTGTAGAAATCTCACCGGGAATAGCCCACCGAGAAGTGATTCCCTTTCCGGTAACTTTACCCGAAGGATACGAAAAAGGTACAGATATTATCAAGGTATTTGCTACGCTTGGCGAAGCTGAACTCCGAGGACTGGCACTCCCTCCACTAGATCGACCAATTGTTCCACCTCCAGGCTTTCGGGGATATAGAGGTTCTGACCCGCTGTCACTTCTGGCAGATGCGATCGCACAAGAGAAACCCCAAGATCGCCGATTAAATGCTGCTTATGCCTATCGAGAATGGGTTGTTAAACAGTTCACAGTCACTGTGAAAAAAGCTTAG
- a CDS encoding CHAT domain-containing protein: MLRSTVITNFWFGVLVLLIGAMPVAASSSFDATNAALIRAQTLNSQGVRQLETGQAETALETWKQAEAAYTAAGDETGKLGSQLNQVQALQTLGQYRRAKSLLEQIGVRLHPLPDSLLKASSLRSLGIALFNVGDLQESHRVLQSSLQISQRLNADTSSTLLALGNVVRVRKNNPNAIASANTNAIAFYQQAAAVTPDNLIRLQAQLNLFSLLVKNNQTPQALPLLPEIQSLLTDISPSRATVYAQVNLAESLMKLGDRESGVRSGNNNVLLPTPSVVAQLLANAIQQARSLNDPRAEAYALGQLGHLYETSRQWAEAERLTQQALQIAQSIQADDIAVSWQWQLGRILKQQGRTSEAIVSYNQAVKTLSVLRGDLVAINPEAQFSFREQVEPIYRQLVQLLLENNPTQADLQRARSVIEALQLAELNNFFREACLDAKPQQIDRVDPNAAVIYSIILPDRLAVILSLPNQPLRYHFTELASDSDGGVGERSGNREVDRVFDDLFATLNPFITSQAPLRPHQQLYNWLIRPIEADLTESQVKTVVFVLDGVLQGIPLAALHDGQQYLIEKYSLAVTPGLQLLPPQSLTPEQLGTLAGGLSQPRQGFSALPGVDREIEQVSTLVPTIALLNQAFTQTQLAEQLKSAPFPIVHLATHGQFSSRAENTFLLTWDGRIQVNALDQLLEARERQNRRPIEILILSACQTAAGDKRAALGLAGVAVRSGARSTIATLWSVQDNSTAELITHFYTALKQPGITRAEALRQAQLSLLRSPDYQHPYYWAAFVLVGNWR, translated from the coding sequence ATGCTCAGATCAACGGTTATTACAAATTTCTGGTTTGGTGTTCTGGTGTTGTTAATCGGAGCCATGCCTGTCGCGGCAAGTTCTTCTTTTGATGCGACGAATGCAGCGCTTATCCGCGCCCAAACCTTAAATAGCCAGGGTGTACGGCAACTGGAAACTGGGCAAGCTGAAACGGCTCTAGAAACATGGAAACAGGCAGAAGCTGCCTATACAGCAGCAGGGGATGAAACGGGCAAACTGGGTAGTCAGCTGAATCAGGTGCAAGCCCTGCAAACTCTTGGACAATATCGTCGTGCAAAAAGCTTGTTAGAACAAATCGGTGTTCGATTGCACCCCCTACCAGATTCTCTACTGAAAGCCAGTAGCTTGCGAAGTTTAGGAATCGCCTTATTTAATGTGGGCGATTTGCAAGAAAGCCATAGGGTTTTACAGTCAAGTTTGCAGATTTCCCAACGCTTGAACGCAGATACAAGCAGTACGCTATTGGCTTTGGGCAATGTGGTAAGAGTGCGAAAGAATAATCCAAACGCGATCGCATCTGCAAACACGAACGCGATCGCGTTCTATCAACAAGCTGCCGCCGTTACACCAGATAATTTGATCCGGCTTCAAGCACAGTTGAATCTATTCAGTCTCTTAGTCAAAAACAATCAAACTCCACAGGCATTACCCTTATTACCTGAAATTCAATCCTTGTTGACAGATATATCGCCAAGTCGGGCTACGGTTTATGCTCAAGTGAATCTAGCAGAAAGCTTGATGAAATTAGGGGACAGGGAATCGGGAGTGAGGAGCGGGAACAACAACGTCCTGCTCCCTACTCCCTCTGTCGTCGCGCAACTCCTTGCCAACGCGATTCAACAAGCAAGAAGCCTGAACGATCCGAGAGCAGAAGCTTACGCATTAGGGCAACTCGGACATCTCTACGAAACATCGCGCCAATGGGCAGAGGCTGAACGTTTGACACAACAGGCACTACAAATAGCCCAATCGATTCAGGCGGATGACATAGCGGTTTCCTGGCAGTGGCAATTGGGGCGGATTCTGAAGCAGCAGGGACGGACTTCAGAGGCAATTGTTTCCTATAACCAGGCAGTTAAAACCCTCTCCGTGTTACGAGGCGATTTAGTGGCGATCAACCCGGAAGCTCAGTTTTCCTTTCGAGAACAAGTAGAACCTATCTATCGCCAACTCGTGCAATTGTTGTTGGAGAACAATCCAACGCAGGCAGACTTGCAACGGGCGCGATCGGTAATTGAAGCACTCCAGTTAGCCGAACTGAATAATTTCTTTCGAGAAGCTTGTCTGGATGCGAAACCTCAACAAATTGATCGGGTTGATCCCAATGCAGCGGTAATTTACTCGATTATTCTGCCCGATCGCCTTGCTGTCATTCTCTCACTACCTAACCAGCCTCTACGCTATCACTTCACAGAGCTGGCTTCAGATTCTGATGGAGGGGTAGGTGAAAGGAGCGGCAATCGTGAAGTTGACCGAGTCTTTGACGATCTCTTTGCCACACTCAACCCATTCATTACCAGTCAAGCACCGTTGCGTCCTCATCAACAATTATACAACTGGCTGATCCGTCCAATAGAAGCGGATTTAACTGAGAGCCAGGTTAAAACGGTGGTGTTTGTTTTGGATGGAGTTTTGCAGGGGATTCCGCTAGCGGCACTGCACGATGGTCAGCAGTATTTAATTGAAAAATACAGTCTGGCGGTGACGCCAGGATTGCAACTCTTACCACCCCAATCGCTGACTCCAGAACAGCTTGGAACGCTGGCAGGTGGATTGTCACAACCGCGTCAGGGGTTCTCAGCCCTGCCTGGTGTTGATCGAGAAATAGAGCAGGTTTCTACCCTTGTACCAACTATTGCCCTGCTGAATCAGGCTTTTACGCAAACGCAACTGGCAGAGCAACTGAAGTCTGCCCCATTCCCGATTGTGCATCTTGCCACCCACGGGCAATTCTCTTCACGGGCAGAAAACACTTTTCTGCTCACCTGGGACGGACGAATTCAGGTGAATGCTCTTGACCAACTGCTGGAGGCACGCGAGCGCCAAAATCGCCGTCCCATCGAAATCCTGATCTTGAGTGCCTGCCAAACGGCAGCGGGAGATAAACGCGCAGCACTGGGATTAGCAGGAGTGGCAGTGCGTTCGGGGGCACGCAGTACGATCGCCACTCTCTGGTCGGTACAAGACAACTCAACCGCAGAACTCATCACCCACTTCTACACTGCCTTGAAGCAACCTGGTATCACTCGTGCAGAAGCGCTGCGGCAAGCGCAACTATCCCTACTGCGATCGCCCGACTATCAGCATCCCTACTACTGGGCAGCGTTTGTCCTAGTTGGCAACTGGCGTTAG
- a CDS encoding AraC family transcriptional regulator: MEKQQQSVKLLDYCQESASDRIVPKPAILRSLGWNSVHLELHQQPTFATDEHYHTMHVLACGLLGSSNMNAPGTRSLDGKRLRERRASGNIAIIPAGITHSCSWDTPAQFMVLAVEPTLLKQVGQDWVNPDQIELLPRFMSESDAFIQSVFSTLKTEAEVGGMGSHLLVDSLKTALVVHLLRNYCATRPKLSSYTNGLSQVTFTLVKDYINDHLQQDLKLDELAAIAQISPYHFLRLFKQSLGATPHQYILQCRIEKAKLLLQQSQLSIAEIANQVGFCDQSHFTRCFKQSLGVTPKQFQQA, encoded by the coding sequence ATGGAAAAACAACAGCAGTCTGTCAAACTATTGGATTATTGCCAGGAGAGCGCATCGGATCGAATTGTTCCCAAACCCGCTATCTTAAGAAGTTTGGGTTGGAATAGTGTACATCTTGAACTGCATCAACAACCGACATTTGCAACTGATGAACATTACCACACAATGCATGTGCTGGCTTGTGGTTTGCTTGGCTCATCCAACATGAATGCGCCCGGTACGCGCTCGCTCGATGGCAAACGGTTGCGTGAAAGACGGGCTTCTGGAAATATTGCGATTATTCCAGCAGGAATTACTCATTCCTGTAGTTGGGATACTCCGGCTCAATTTATGGTTCTGGCAGTAGAGCCAACCCTCCTAAAACAAGTTGGGCAGGACTGGGTAAACCCGGACCAAATCGAACTGCTACCCCGGTTTATGAGCGAATCGGACGCGTTCATCCAGAGTGTCTTCTCTACCCTCAAAACAGAAGCTGAGGTCGGAGGAATGGGAAGTCATTTGCTGGTCGATAGCCTCAAAACAGCATTAGTCGTTCATTTACTCCGAAACTATTGTGCGACTCGTCCTAAACTCTCAAGTTATACGAATGGGTTATCTCAAGTCACGTTCACGCTGGTAAAAGACTATATCAACGACCATCTCCAGCAAGATTTAAAATTGGATGAGCTTGCAGCGATCGCCCAAATAAGTCCCTATCACTTCTTACGACTGTTTAAGCAAAGCCTAGGAGCTACGCCTCATCAATACATTTTGCAGTGTCGGATTGAGAAAGCTAAACTTCTACTGCAACAGAGTCAACTCAGCATTGCAGAGATTGCCAATCAAGTCGGGTTTTGCGATCAAAGTCATTTCACGCGCTGTTTCAAGCAGAGCTTAGGTGTAACCCCGAAACAATTTCAGCAAGCCTGA
- a CDS encoding XisI protein, with protein sequence MDTRLNYRDIIKKILQEHAQYRASLPDNYNSQVLFDDERGRYLVLDIGWNDDKYLHTTPIHLDLIDDKIWIQYDDTEEGIATDLLEAGVPKEDIVLGFRHPKIREYTGFAVA encoded by the coding sequence ATGGATACCCGATTGAACTACCGAGACATCATTAAAAAAATACTACAAGAACACGCCCAATATCGAGCTTCCCTGCCTGACAATTATAACTCTCAAGTTCTATTTGATGATGAACGAGGACGATACTTAGTCTTGGATATTGGCTGGAATGACGACAAGTATCTACACACTACGCCGATTCACCTAGATTTAATTGATGATAAAATCTGGATTCAATATGATGATACCGAAGAAGGTATTGCTACCGATTTACTAGAAGCAGGCGTTCCTAAAGAAGATATTGTACTTGGGTTTCGCCATCCCAAAATCCGGGAGTATACAGGCTTTGCAGTGGCTTGA
- a CDS encoding GNAT family N-acetyltransferase codes for MKILKAGYQIRSARFEELTLLSAIELSAAKLFLDTPYSFLVNAAPLPLDVVQQRFKAGQVWVAVDPHDMVAGYAITQEVDATLYLQQIDVEPTHGRRGIGSALVNGT; via the coding sequence ATGAAAATCCTGAAAGCAGGATATCAAATCCGCTCTGCTCGTTTTGAAGAACTAACTCTGTTGTCTGCCATTGAATTGTCAGCCGCAAAGCTGTTCCTCGATACACCCTATTCATTCTTGGTGAATGCTGCCCCACTGCCCTTAGATGTTGTGCAGCAACGGTTTAAAGCAGGGCAGGTTTGGGTTGCTGTTGACCCGCATGACATGGTTGCGGGGTATGCCATTACTCAAGAGGTGGATGCCACACTTTACCTCCAACAAATCGATGTTGAGCCTACACACGGGCGCAGAGGAATTGGATCTGCATTAGTTAACGGTACTTAA
- a CDS encoding DUF928 domain-containing protein has product MSLQPLFAFMAISFLLLAESASTLAQSAPKETAPILGHDAKEAQNPITQVLFKPSDNGPPPDTRGAGSRNDRHCPQDAPTNPDSPAAEPLALTALVPSNQEGLTWAERPTLWVYLPETSARQMVLSVREEGSRSHSQRFVPITGKPRIVGIPLDEKAPPLEVGKSYQWAVVLVCGDRPSPNDPFVTASVRRVVPSSKMNAPQKALERAAWYGEQGIWHEALTALAEARRGQPVDPALARIWSDFLTQPSVGLGAIANEPLR; this is encoded by the coding sequence ATGAGCCTTCAACCGTTGTTCGCATTCATGGCTATCAGTTTTTTGCTGTTGGCTGAATCAGCATCTACGTTAGCGCAATCCGCTCCCAAAGAGACTGCGCCGATTCTAGGTCATGACGCCAAGGAAGCACAGAACCCGATTACACAGGTGTTGTTTAAACCCTCAGATAATGGACCACCACCGGATACACGGGGAGCCGGTTCCCGGAACGATCGCCATTGTCCTCAAGATGCACCAACTAATCCAGATAGTCCAGCGGCTGAACCCCTGGCGCTTACTGCCCTCGTTCCCAGCAATCAAGAAGGTTTAACCTGGGCGGAGCGTCCCACCCTTTGGGTTTATTTGCCAGAAACGTCGGCGCGTCAGATGGTGTTGAGCGTCAGAGAGGAGGGTTCGCGATCGCACTCTCAGCGCTTTGTCCCAATTACGGGAAAGCCACGGATTGTGGGGATTCCGCTAGATGAGAAGGCACCTCCCTTAGAAGTTGGCAAATCATATCAGTGGGCAGTGGTGCTGGTGTGTGGCGATCGCCCCAGTCCCAACGATCCGTTTGTGACCGCTTCAGTGCGGCGGGTCGTTCCCTCTAGCAAGATGAACGCTCCACAGAAAGCTTTAGAACGTGCCGCCTGGTATGGGGAGCAGGGCATCTGGCACGAGGCTCTGACTGCCTTAGCGGAAGCGCGACGAGGGCAACCCGTTGACCCAGCCCTTGCAAGAATTTGGTCAGACTTTTTGACGCAACCCAGTGTAGGATTGGGAGCGATCGCAAACGAACCCTTGCGATGA